The segment GGTACGGTATGGGGCATCATGAACAGCTTTATCGGCATCGCACAGACGCAAACCACCAACCTCGCGGTGGTCGCTCCTGGGATTGCGGAAGCGCTGCTGGCGACCGCGATTGGTCTGGTCGCTGCAATCCCTGCCGTGGTCATCTACAACGTATTTGCCCGTATGATTGCCAGCTACAAAGCGTCGCTCGGTGATGTGGCGGCGCAGGTGCTGCTGCTGCAAAGCCGTGACCTTGACCTGGGAAACGTGACTAACGAAGTGGCTCGTCCGGCTGCCGCACAGAAACTGCGCGTAGGGTAATTGCGATGGCGATGCGTTTAAACGACGACCTGGAAAGCGATGGCGAAATGCATGAAATCAACGTGACGCCGTTTATCGACGTGATGTTGGTTCTGCTGATCATCTTTATGGTGGCCGCGCCGCTGGCAACCGTGGATGTTCGCGTCAATCTGCCCGCTTCCACCAGTGCGCCGCAGCCGCGTCCGGAAAAACCGGTTTATTTGTCGATTAAAGAAGATAACCAGGTTTATATCGGCAACGATCAGGTCACCAAAGAGACGCTGGTCAATGCGCTGACGGCGCAGACGGAAGGCAATAAAGAAACCACTATCTTCTTCCAGGCTGACAAATCAGTAAGTTATGAAACCCTGATGTCGGTGATGGACCAACTTCGTGAAGCCGGATATCTGAAGATTGGCTTGATGGGTATGGAAACGGTGAAGAAGTAGTTTCACTGAAAGTTATGAGGGCGCCCTAATGGGCGCCCTTTTTGTTATGGGCGTAATGGACGACCAAAAAGGAAAACCACGAATCAGGCGGATTAACGGGCAATTATCCTGCGGATCAACTTTGTTAATGTTTGGTTACGTATAACCCTGCTTTTGTAAAGTGCAATGGTGAATTGGATCACATTCATCAGGGAGACGTCACGATAAAAGGGACATCCCCGCATGGAAGACACTGGAAAATCCTATGAGCTCACCTTCTTCTTTACAAAAGTCATCGCAGAGCGGTGCCAGAACTATCTTTAGCGTAACCAGCGGCAACTTCCTTGAAATGTACGATTTCATGGTGTTTGGTTATTACGCGACCGCGATTGCAAAAACCTTTTTCCCCGGTGATAACCCGTTTGCGTCATTAATGCTGACGCTGATGACCTTTGGCGCAGGCTTCCTGATGCGTCCGTTAGGGGCGATTGTGCTCGGTGCCTACATTGACCATCATGGCCGCCGTAAAGGCTTGCTGGTCACCCTCGGTATTATGGCGCTGGGTACGCTGACGATTGCGGTGGTGCCAGGCTATGCCACCCTTGGGGCGGCAGCACCGGTGTTGATTCTTATTGGTCGTTTGTTGCAGGGTTTTTCCGCCGGTGTTGAATTGGGCGGCGTGTCTGTGTATCTGGCTGAGGTGGCCCCGAAAGGGCGTAAAGGCTTCTACGTTAGCTGGCAATCTGGCAGCCAGCAGGTGGCGGTTATCTTCGCGGCGCTGCTGGGACTGGGCCTGAACCACCTGTTGGAAAAAGAGGCGGTGACTGACTGGGGCTGGCGTATTCCGTTCGTCATTGGCTGTCTGATCGTACCGTTTCTGTTCTGGATTCGCCGTATGCTGGAGGAGACTGAAGCCTTCAGTCAGCGTAAACATCATCCGACCATGCGTCAGATTATGCGCTCGGTGGGACAGAACTGGGCGCTGGTGTTAGCCGGTATGCTGATGGTGGTCACCACCACGGTGATGTTCTATATGATCACCGCATTTACCCCCACATTCGGCAAAACCGTGCTGATGATGAGCGATAAAGATAGCTTTCTGGTAACGCTGTTTGTCGGTCTTTCCAACCTGTTCTGGTTGCCGGTGATGGGCTCGTTGTCCGACCGGATTGGTCGCCGTCCGTTGCTGATAACCTTTACCATCCTGATGATCCTCACGGCCTGGCCGGTGCTGCACTGGCTGGTCGGATCGCCGACCTTCGCCCATCTGGTGGTGGCTGAACTCTGGTTATCCTTCCTCTACGCCAGCTACAACGGGGCGATGGTGGTCTATCTGGCGGAAATCATGCCAGCCGAGGTACGCGCATCCGGTTTCTCGCTGGCTTATAGCCTGGCAACCGCGCTGTTTGGCGGCTTTACCCCGGCTGTCTCCAGCTATCTGATTCACGCCACGGGTGACAAAGCGATGCCAGGCGTATGGCTGTCGTTCGCGGCGGTGTGCGGTTTGATCGGCACATTGCTGATAGGCCGGATGGTGAAGCAGTATCGCACGCGCCACAGCACTGCGGCGGTAAATGCTTGATTATAATCCAGTCGTAGCGGCGCGATTTATCGCGCGTCTTTTTGCCAGAGGTTGCTTTTGCTAAAAAACAGCGCAATAAATTGCGCCGCTACGGAAAAATCTAAAACGACAAATCCACCACCACATTATCCGTGTAATTACCCGCAGCCGGGGTATTTTGCGTGGTCAGAATCTGCGCGGTATAGGTATAGCCGCGTGTCAGGCCATCGGCGCTGACGGTCGTTGAGGTGCTGCTGCTCCAGCGGTCCGTACCGGTGGGTCCCCAGCGTGTGGTGGTGGTGGTTCCCTGGTAGATGTCATAGCTTAACCGGTTGGTGCCACTCGCCATATTCCGCACGCCATTCGCCGCATAGCTGCCATTACTCAGGCCCACGGTATAGGTGCTGCCTTTGCTGCATACCACGCTAATGGTCTGCTGCACGGTGGAAAAGCTGCTGACCAGTGGCGCGCTGCCAAAACTGACGTTAGGTGCAGTGATGGTGGTGCAATCATTCGATATCACCACCGTCACGGTAATCGGAATGGTGCCGGTTCCGGTCTGCGGTGTCAGACAAAGTCCACCCACGCCAAGGCTGGTGCAAATGTTATAGGTGACGTACAGGTTGAGCGTCGCCGTATAGGTACCTGCCGCCACCGTCTGCCCCGTCACCGTTTTCAGATACACCGGCAAGGCAAAGTTCAGGCTGCCGAACAGACCGGCAAGGTTCGCCAGCACCGCTTGTGAAAAGGTATAGGTCGCCCCCCCCACTGTCAGCTCAGTGGCGCAGGCGCTGTCCATACACAGGCGCAGCGGAATGTTATCGCTGCCGGTATCGCCGCTGCGTTTCAGGGTGCCACGCGTGCCATTGACGTTGGACGCGCTGGCAAGCTGAAAGGTAATTTGGTTGGTTCCTAATAAGGTCAGGGCTGAACCTGCGCCACAGTTCACGTTTGCGGTGGTTGAGGTGGAACTGATGGTCGAATTGACCACAAAGGTGGTGACCGAGCCAAAACTGGCGGTTGATGCAGGTAGGCTACAGGCGGCTTGTACCAGACCTGGTAACAGTAACAACGTCAGCAGGAGCAGCATTTTTTTCATGGTGATATGCCTGTTGTAGAGTTTTCGCTATTGGGTAGCGCAGCGCCAGGTGGCGGCGGTGGCAACGCGCAGGTGAGCGGGCCATAGGTTTTCAGCGCCAGCGGCTGACCATTGGCGATCGTGAGTTCAGTGCGACAACTACGACCATCCGGCGTGGTGACCTGGATAGGATTGCTGGCCTCCAGGTTCTCCATCCAGGTAATCCCATCCCAGCCGACATACTCGGTTGCCTGCCCGGCACGTAGCACCTGGCTGGAGACGGGGAGCGGTTTTCCGTTGCTGTCATGCAGAATGACGCTGGCAGAACGCAGTTTCTCTACCGGGAAATTAAGCAGATAGCCGCTCTGGCGCTTCACGGCGAAACGCTGTTCGACACGCGGTGATGTCATATCCGCAGGCAAGTCCAGCGTATCGATATCGTATTTCGCGGCGTAGTAGCTGCTAATCGACGGAACCAGCAGATAACCTTCTTTATCGGTGCGTCCCATTGATTGGTTTTCGTAGCGGATGTTGACGTCGGGATAGTTGGTTTTCACCAGCACAAAGGCGTCGTTGATCTGATTGGCGACAAACAGGCGGTTATCCATCAGCACCAGCGCGCCGCTGAAATCTGCCCACTGGGTGATGTTATCGTCGTCGCCATAAAAGCCCGCCGACGTATCCACTTTGTTGTTGCGGTAGCGCAGGCTCCCCTGGCGATAATCGCCGCTGTTGCCGCCCTGATTAGCCCAGGAAGCATCCCACGAATAACCGCCGTCGCTCGGCATGGCGCGTGACAGGTAAATGCGTTGGTTGTTTTCTCCCTGCTGGTCGCGTTCCATACTGACCGAAGCACTGCCTTGTTCGCCAAACGGGATCACCAGCGAGATGGCTCCGCTCCATTCCCCTTGCTGTTGATCGCGGCTGGCGGAAATATACAGGCTGCTGTTACCCCAAAGATTTTTGCTCCACGACAGGTTCCACAGGCGTGTACGTTCGCCATCGCCGCTGTTGATATCGAGGTACGCCAGTCCGAGGCTCCCGTATTGATTCATCGACACGCTGGCGGTGTATTGCGCACTGCGACGTGCCAGCGAATAAGAGGTGTCCTCCGAGTCACTGCGATTGCCTACCAGCGCCAGATTGCCAAAATCCACGGTCCGCAGCGTGTGTTGCGTGCCAAGGCTGAGCCAACTGTTGTTGTACTGATAACCCCAGCTATATTGCGTGCCGGGTTTACCGCTCATCTGGCTCTGCGCCAGCGCGCCATTGATCACTCCCCAACTGCCGAGTTTCACCTGACCGCCAGCACCGCCCATCGCGACCTCATCACTGCCTTCGGCGTGAGTTTCCAGCATCAGCCAGTCAGTCAGACCGTAGCGATATGAACCGCTGGCCGCGGCTGCGCCGTAGTCGAAGTTTTTGATGCCGTAATTTTCACGCATCGCCCCGGCGGAAAATGAGTAGTCGGACAAGCCTTGTCTCAGCAGATTGCTGGAAACGTAAAACGGCAGCGTGGTGGTGACCTGACGGCCCACCGCGTCGGTGGTGGTGATCACCGCATCGCCAGCACCGTTGACAAAGGGGACATTGGTGAGTGACCAGGGGCCGGGTTGAACGTTGGCCTGGCTGGAACGATAGCCATTAATAAACAGATCAACGGTGGACGGCACCGCCGCCTGGCCGGAAAACTGTGGCAACGGGTAAGTGACCAGGTCCGGACGCACGCTGAAGTCACGGCCAATCTGCACGCCGCCGAGACGCACGCTGTTGCTCCAGGAGAGAGAATCGGTGATGAGATCCCCGGCGCGCCAGCTGACTATCGCTTCCTCGTTTTCGTTACTCCACCAGGTGTCATAACGGATATAACCCTGCTGCTGCTGCGGAGCGCTGCCCTCCAGTTGCTGCTGCCACACGCCGTTGCTGGAGAATTGTCCGGCAGCACCAAATAAGCGCAACTCATTCCAGGTCGCGAGACGCGTGCCGCTATGATCGGTGCGGGTGGCGTAGAAGTCGTAATTGAGCAGCGCTCCCGTGCTGCTACGACCGGGATAGCGCGGGCCATTGTGCGACTGACCAATCACCTGGCCCGGTAACCAGGCCGGGGGAACGGTCAGCAGCAGGCGTTGACGTTGGTTGTCATAATCCACTTTGACGCTGTTCAGCTGGTTAACATTGATCTGCTGGCCCTGCAACTTGTCTGCCGGGATCCCGGCGCGTTCCAAATCGCCGCGCCGCAGCCAAAAATCCCCGTTCTTTTGTTCAACCGGGACGATATTGCCTTGTTCTTCCTGATTGATGATCAGCTCCAGCATGTATTGCTGTCCCGCCGCGTTATTTTGCAGGGCAGGAGGAGGCGGCAGCTCGGAGAACGTCTCCGCGCTACTTATCAGGGGGATCAGACAGCACAGGGCGCTGGTCACCGCCAGCGCGCAGGGATGTGGCGAAAATCGCATTAGCGCAGAGCAGCGCTACGCCAGTGGCCTTTATTCATCTCGGCCTCCAGTTCGCCGCTCACGCTGCTGTTAAGCGGCCAGCGATTGCTGCTGTTTGCCAGAACGTAGCCGAACAGACCGTCACCCAGCTTGCGCCCGCCAATCATGACATTGCTCAGGCGCGCATGGCCGTTGCCGTGATTGGTCAACAGCAGCCAGCGCCTGCCCCCGCTGTTCTCCACCTGCCAGCTCAGGTCGGGTTTGGCACTTTCGACAGTCAGACCGCTGCCATACACAAACAGAGGCACCGAGTAGCGCATCTGGAAAGTGAGCCCAGCCTGATTGGCACCGGGACTCCGTGGCGTAGGGATTTCATCCAGTACCACGCGATAGGCCATCTCCTGACCGGCAGCAGGCGGGGTTTGCTTGATTAAGCGCACCAGCTGTTTCTGCCCCGGCTCGACGCGGACCAGTGGCGGGCTGGCGACCACCTCAGTCTGGGTCTGATATTGTTCACGTTGATTTACCTGCTGCCAGGCGAAAATCCGTACCTGCATTAAGGTGGTCGCATCGCCACGGTTCTCCAGCCAAAGCTCACTGGCTTTGTCGTCGGGATTGATGGCGGGATCAATCGGCCAGATCATCATCGAGTTAGCAGCATGGCTGAGAGCGCTGAACGTGAGCAGCCATATCAGCAGCAGGTTTTTCATGTGTTATTCCTTCTTTGTTGTTCCTTCACCAACTCAGGGTGACGGTTAGCGTATCGGTGTAAACCCCGGCGCGCGTCGGCCCGGGTAACTGCAACACGCCGTAAATCGGCAACGTGATGTTGTTGGCGTTGCTGTAACTCAGCGTGATGGGTGAATTCACCCCAATCGCGGTGGTGTGGCTGGCGTTGCTGTATAAGCTGTAGGCCACGGTATTGGTGAAACTGGCCAGTTTCAGGTTGCGGGTGGTGGTGTAGTTGCTGCCGCCATTGATTGACATGCTGACCGTGGTGCCTGGTGTGCAGGCAAGGCTGATGGTGGAACTCTGGACAAAAGTGGCACTGACGCTGTTGCTGGCGACGCCAGACTGGGTGCCAAAATTGAGCGTGCCAAAAACGCCGGGATTAGTACCGGAAACCACGCAGCCAGCCACCACTGAGGCAGAGACCTGAAAGGTTGCGCTCGGCAACCCCCAGGCGTTGACACTCCCTATCAGCAGGGCCAGACCGCCAACAATGCGCGTCCACCCATTGACCACTCTCACCCTGTTTAACCGAAGTTTCTGCCTCAGTAATTCACAGCAACGTTAATGGTATCGGTGTAGGTTCCCGCCGGAATTAACGGGTTGAAACCACCACCGACTACGCGACCATAAATGGCGTAGTTGGTCCCCAGGGTTGGGTCGGTGGTTCCGCTCGGCGCGATATTGGTGTTATTGGCGATAGCGGTGGTGAAGGCTGCATCGCTGTACAGGGTGTAGGCGATGCCTTGTGTGTTGTTGGAACCGAGGATTAAATAGCGTGGTTGTCCACTCACGGTGCCATAAATGGTGGCTGGCGCAGCATTGCTGCTGGTGACCTGCACGTTAAAGGTTTGACCGGTGGTGCAGCGAACATAGATACCATTGCCAGATGCCCCAACCAGGGTGGCATTCAATGTATCAAAAGTGGCAGCGCTGCTACCGAAGTTTAATGTACCGAAGTTCACCCCGGTCGTGGCTGATTGACCATTCACCAGGCAACCGGTAGTCAGGGTGAGCGTCGCGTTAATGGTTCCCGTTGTGGTGGCAGCGAAAGCAGCGTACGGCGGGAAGGTGGCGCTCAGGCTGGCGGCCAAAAGAAAAAGCTTGAGTTTCATAATCATTCCTTACTGATTATCCAGGGTCAGTGCTTTTTCACCTGATGATGTATTTATGAAATCAACCGAAAAATAACAAGAAGCCATGTTTGGCGGTACAGCAAAACCCCTGCTGTCTAAGAAAGTTCTTATGCGGCAGGGAAATGATTTATATCAGTTTTCTTTACTATAGTTCAGCAAAGCGAAGCCTGTCAGGTCCACCAATAATTTTTCCCTAATCAATTTATTCAATTCGCCGATAATTCAGTGATAGCAAGGGATCCCGGCAGGTCAAAAAAACTAAACAAGGAATTATTTCTCCCTCTACCGCGATGCAAGGTTCAGTGTTATGTTCATGCATTAATCAGACATAATAACGATTCTCCACTTAGCGATAGATAATGAACATAAAAAAGCCCCAGCGCGCTAATCCCCAGATTCTCCTGGCTCGATTAGCGGCTGCATCGCTTTAAAAGTTAACTGACCGTTTATGCATGCTTTTTAATCTTTGTTCCTGTTCGATAATTCAGCACCTGCTCGCTAGCGGGTTAGTGAGGAGCGCTCATGTTGCTGATTACCTGGGATAGCGTTCTGGTGACGAGCTCATTAATCGTCGCTTTTATCGCCTCATTTACGGCACTGGATACTGCCGGACGCGTTGCGGTGTCTCGTGGCTGCATCGCTCGTTTGTGGTTGGTGGCTGGTGGCACCGCGATGGGTATTGGTGTCTGGGCGATGCATTTCATCGGTATGCTGGCGATGATGCTACCGATGACCATGCGTTACAATGTGCCGCTCACCTCATGGTCACTGGCGGTGGCGATCGTCGCAGCCATCTTTTCGTTTGCCCAGGTGGTACGCGGTAGCCACCTGACATGGCGTCGGTTGGTGCGCGGTACGTTAACCCTCGGCAGCGGGGTGGTGGCGATGCACTATCTCGGCATGAACGCGCTGATGATCGAACCGGCCATTCACTGGAATATCGAGCTGGTTGCGTTGTCGGTGTTGATTGCTTATGCCGCATCCGGCGCTGCGCTCTGGCTGGCATTTCATCTGCGCCAGGGCGATGGCCTGTTGTTGATGCGGGGTTGTGCCTCCCTGGTCATGGGGGCTGCCGTTGCCGGAATGCATTATGTCGGAATGGCCGCTGCGCAGTTCAACAACACCAGCAGCATGATGGAACACGGTGTCAGCGATCAGGGGCTGGCAGTATGGGTGACCATCATCACCCTGACCATCCTTGGGATCACGTTGTTGCTGTCGATGCTGGATGCGCAGCTACGCGCGGCGCGACTGGCAGCGAAGCTGAAGCATGCCAACAATGAATTACGCCAACTGGCGATGCACGACAATCTCACGACCTTACCTAACCGGGTGTTGCTGGAGCAGCAACTGGACGCCGCCGTCAAACATGCCACGCTCAACGATCAAACCTTCGCATTGATGTTTATGGATCTGGATGGCTTTAAGGCGGTCAACGATACCTGGGGACATCACGTTGGTGATCGCTTACTTGTCGCGGTAGCTGCGCGCCTGCGTAATCAACTGCGTGAGGATGTCATTCTGGCGCGTCTCGGGGGCGATGAATTTGTGCTACTCAGTCCCGACAGTGACGGTTTACAGGCCGCGACTATCGCCCAGCGCCTGGTGAATACCATCGATGCCCCTTTTGAACTCGACCGTTATTCGCTACGGGTGTCACTCAGCGTTGGTATCGTCATCTTCCCGCTGCATGGCCGCAGCAAGCAGGAGATGATGTTCAACGCCGATTCCGCGATGTATCACACCAAACACAGTGGGCGTAACGGCTGGTGCCTGTTTGAACCGGCGATGAGCACGGTTGCGCAGCACCAGCTGGCGTTGGCTAATGATCTGTGGCACGCGCTGGAACATCAGGAGATGCGCCTGTTTTATCAACCGAAGTTTCGTGCCGGTGGGACCTTGCTGATGGGGTTTGAGGCCCTGCTGCGCTGGCAGCATCCGCGCCGTGGCTTGTTGATGCCGGATATGTTCCTGCCGCGAGCGGAGAAAACCGGGCAGATCATCGCGCTGGGCAACTGGGTGATCAACGAAGCCTGTCGCCAGTTGCGCCAATGGCATGAAGAGGGGAACAGCCACTGGAGCGTCTCCGTTAACCTGTCGGCATTGCAATTCCATCAGCGCGACCTGATCGACAGCATCAGTGAAATTCTGCAACGGCATGCTTTACCGGAAGGCGCGTTGATGCTGGAAATTACCGAAACTATCGTCATGCGTGACCCGCAATTCAGTCAGCAACGTATTGCTGAGCTGCACCAGTTGGGGGTGAAGGTCGCGATTGATAATTTCGGTATTGGTTATGCCAATCTGCTGCATCTGAAACATCTTGAAGCGACCGAGCTGAAAATTGATCGTAGCTTCATCAATAGTCTGCGTGCCGACAGCGAAGACGCCACCGTCGTCAGTGCGATGATTACCCTGGCACAAAGCCTGAATTTGCGCATGGTCGCCGAGGGTGTGGAGACGGAAGAACAGCAACGCTTATTAACCGGGTTGGGTTTTGATACGTTGCAAGGTTATTTACTGGGCAAACCTACCCCGGCAGATCGTATCGGCGAGTTCACGATGACAATGGGCGCACCGCTGGTTATTCCTGAAAATATCGCACCCATGGCGGGTGCGTGACGAGCAATTTTGATTTTCTGAATCGTAATCTTTCATCGTTCAACGACCAATAACGGCAGCATGACTGCCGATAAATAATACAATAATATTTATATATTTTACGTTTTATTAACAACACCACAGCTGTTAATCCAGCTATGACTTGGGAACTCACTATGTTAGTGACTTCGTACGATTGGTATACCGTCATCGTCTCGGTGTTGGTGGCGATGCTGGCCTCCTTCACGGCACTGGATATGGCGGGAAGAGTAGCGACTGCCAGTGGCAAATCAGCGCTGGTATGGCTACTGGGCGGCGGCTTTGCCATGGGGGTGGGCATCTGGGCGATGCACTTTATCGGCATGTTGTCGATGAGCCTCGATATGGTGATGAGTTACGACCCATTGCTCACCGTGGCATCGATGGTGATTGCGGTGCTGGCATCGATCTTTGCATTGTGGCTGGTGTGCTCGGGCGAACTGCCCTGGTCGCGACTGTGCGGTGGCGCATTGGTGCTGGGTTTTGGCGTGGTGGCAATGCACTACACCGGCATGGCGGCGCTGATGTTCTCGCCTGGCATCGTCTGGAATGGTTACTGGGTTGCGGCATCTGTCGCGATTGCCCTGGTGGCTTCTGGCGTGGCGCTATGGCTGGCGTTTACTCTGCGTGAAGGCACTGGCCGCGTCACCCTGTTGCGTCTTGGCGCGTCGGTGGTAATGGGCTGTGCCATTGCCGGTATGCATTACACGGGTATGGCGGCGGCGAATTTCCCGATGCACAGCCACGCTACCCATATGGGGGTTAATAGCAACTGGCTGGCAATGCTGGTGACGGTAGTGACGCTCGCGATCCTCGGCATCACTCTGCTGGTTTCAATGCTCGATGCTCGCATGCAGGCGCGCACCTCGATCCTGGCCCGTTCACTGGCGGAGGCGAACCGGGAACTGGCACAGTTGGCGCTGCATGACAATCTGACGCGCCTGCCGAACCGTATTTTGCTGGAAGACCGCCTCGATCAGGCGATCAACAAAGCTGACCGCGAACAGTCTCACTTCGCGTTGATGTTTATGGACCTGGATGGCTTCAAAGCGGTCAATGATGCTTTTGGTCATCATGTCGGAGACAACCTGCTGATTGCCGTGACCGAGCGCATGACCGGGCAGATGAAAGGGCATTACACCCTGGCGCGCATGGGAGGCGATGAGTTTGTCCTGCTGATTGAGATTGATGATCCTAATGATGCGGCGGCGGCGGCTGATGCGCTGGTGAAAGCGATCGAGAAGCCGTTCAGCATCTCGCGTTACGAGTTGGTGGTGTCGTTGAGTATCGGTATCGCGGTGTACCCTGGCGATGGTGTGGATGAGCGCGAGCTGATGTTTAATGCGGATGCAGCGATGTATCACACCAAAAACAACGGACGCAACGGCTACAACTTCTTCCAGCCCTCGATGAACACCCTGGCGCAAAGCCAACTGCAACTGAACAACGATCTGTGGCAGGCGCTGGATAATGACGAGCTGCGGTTGTTCTACCAGCCGAAATATTGCGCACCGCGTGGACCCATTATTGGTTTTGAAGCCTTACTGCGCTGGCAGCATCCGACGCGCGGCCTGCTGACGCCGGACAAATTCCTGCCGATGGCGGAAAAGACCGGGATGATCGTCAATATTGGTAACTGGGTGATTAACGAAGCCTGCCGTCAGCTGCATAGCTGGCATTTGCAGGGGCATCCTCACTGGTCGGTGGCGGTGAACCTGTCGGCGTTGCAGTTTGAGCAGTGCAATCTGGTGGAAACCGTCACCACCGCCTTAACTCAGCACCAGATTCCGGCAGAGCTGCTGACGCTGGAGGTCACCGAAACCACGGCGATGCGCGATCCTGAAGAGAGCGTGCGTATTCTCACGGAACTGACCAATATGGGGGTGAAAGCCTCGATTGACGATTTTGGTACCGGCTATTCCAGCCTGTTGTATCTCAAACGTTTACCGGCCAGTGAGTTGAAAATTGACCGTGCTTTCGTCAATGAACTGCAAGCGAAATCGGAAGATGCCACCATCGTCTCCGCGATTGTGGCGCTGGCGCAATCGCTGGATTTAAAAGTGGTGGCCGAAGGGGTAGAAACCGAGGAACAACAGGCGTTTCTCACCGGGCTGGGATGTAATTCATTGCAGGGTTATCTGCTGGGGCGGCCCCTGCCGCCAGACCGCATCGGCGAACTGCCGGAGTTTGTTGGCGTGTTGGAAGAGACGGCGAAATAAGCATTTTGCATAGAGTAGCGGCGCGATTTATCGCGCCACTACAATCGCTTGCGGGAGAGGGTTAGGGTGAGGGAAAATCCCCACATTACATTCTGACGGAGATTCAGGTGGCGAAATACCAGCAGCTGGTCGATCAACTGCGCGAACAAATCGAAGCCAATATCTGGCAACCCGGAGAAAAATTGCCTTCGCTGCGTCAGCAGGCCGATCAATCCGGCCTCAGCCTGATGACGGTGATGCACGCCTACGAAGTGCTGGAGAGTCAGGGCTGGATTTTGTCAAAACCACAATCCGGTTATTACATTGCGCCGCGCGCTGCGGCACTGCGACCGCGTCTGGCGACGCAAACGGTCGAACGCCTGGAGCAGACCGATACCAACAGCTTTGTATTTGATGTCCTCCAGGCGACACGCGATCCGGCGATTATGCCGTTTGGTTCCGCCTTCCCCGATCCGGAGTTGTTTCCTCAGCGCCAGTTGATGCGTTCGCTGGTCAAAGTCTCGCATAACCTGAAACCGACGGACG is part of the Pantoea phytobeneficialis genome and harbors:
- a CDS encoding putative bifunctional diguanylate cyclase/phosphodiesterase, giving the protein MLLITWDSVLVTSSLIVAFIASFTALDTAGRVAVSRGCIARLWLVAGGTAMGIGVWAMHFIGMLAMMLPMTMRYNVPLTSWSLAVAIVAAIFSFAQVVRGSHLTWRRLVRGTLTLGSGVVAMHYLGMNALMIEPAIHWNIELVALSVLIAYAASGAALWLAFHLRQGDGLLLMRGCASLVMGAAVAGMHYVGMAAAQFNNTSSMMEHGVSDQGLAVWVTIITLTILGITLLLSMLDAQLRAARLAAKLKHANNELRQLAMHDNLTTLPNRVLLEQQLDAAVKHATLNDQTFALMFMDLDGFKAVNDTWGHHVGDRLLVAVAARLRNQLREDVILARLGGDEFVLLSPDSDGLQAATIAQRLVNTIDAPFELDRYSLRVSLSVGIVIFPLHGRSKQEMMFNADSAMYHTKHSGRNGWCLFEPAMSTVAQHQLALANDLWHALEHQEMRLFYQPKFRAGGTLLMGFEALLRWQHPRRGLLMPDMFLPRAEKTGQIIALGNWVINEACRQLRQWHEEGNSHWSVSVNLSALQFHQRDLIDSISEILQRHALPEGALMLEITETIVMRDPQFSQQRIAELHQLGVKVAIDNFGIGYANLLHLKHLEATELKIDRSFINSLRADSEDATVVSAMITLAQSLNLRMVAEGVETEEQQRLLTGLGFDTLQGYLLGKPTPADRIGEFTMTMGAPLVIPENIAPMAGA
- a CDS encoding putative bifunctional diguanylate cyclase/phosphodiesterase, which codes for MLVTSYDWYTVIVSVLVAMLASFTALDMAGRVATASGKSALVWLLGGGFAMGVGIWAMHFIGMLSMSLDMVMSYDPLLTVASMVIAVLASIFALWLVCSGELPWSRLCGGALVLGFGVVAMHYTGMAALMFSPGIVWNGYWVAASVAIALVASGVALWLAFTLREGTGRVTLLRLGASVVMGCAIAGMHYTGMAAANFPMHSHATHMGVNSNWLAMLVTVVTLAILGITLLVSMLDARMQARTSILARSLAEANRELAQLALHDNLTRLPNRILLEDRLDQAINKADREQSHFALMFMDLDGFKAVNDAFGHHVGDNLLIAVTERMTGQMKGHYTLARMGGDEFVLLIEIDDPNDAAAAADALVKAIEKPFSISRYELVVSLSIGIAVYPGDGVDERELMFNADAAMYHTKNNGRNGYNFFQPSMNTLAQSQLQLNNDLWQALDNDELRLFYQPKYCAPRGPIIGFEALLRWQHPTRGLLTPDKFLPMAEKTGMIVNIGNWVINEACRQLHSWHLQGHPHWSVAVNLSALQFEQCNLVETVTTALTQHQIPAELLTLEVTETTAMRDPEESVRILTELTNMGVKASIDDFGTGYSSLLYLKRLPASELKIDRAFVNELQAKSEDATIVSAIVALAQSLDLKVVAEGVETEEQQAFLTGLGCNSLQGYLLGRPLPPDRIGELPEFVGVLEETAK